The following proteins come from a genomic window of Iamia sp. SCSIO 61187:
- a CDS encoding TetR/AcrR family transcriptional regulator, translated as MPAAPTAAGAHRWVGVPPAERRAERRRLLVEAAFELLGTEGDAATTVRAVCGATRLNPRYFYESFADRDALLVAVYDQQVAELGALLAARLADVGDDEEAFTRTGVETVVRFVAEDPRRARVLYTEALGNEALARRRLTTLHDVGLALTELGRERHGPPPPGETIGLVAAPMLVGGLTETIVAWLDGHLDVTLDQLVADTTALFTATTAATRQITARRRSS; from the coding sequence CGCGCCGAGCGCCGGCGGTTGCTCGTCGAGGCCGCCTTCGAGCTGCTCGGCACCGAGGGCGACGCGGCCACGACCGTCCGGGCGGTCTGCGGGGCGACGCGCCTCAACCCCCGCTACTTCTACGAGAGCTTCGCCGACCGCGACGCCCTGCTCGTCGCCGTCTACGACCAGCAGGTGGCCGAGCTCGGCGCCCTCCTGGCCGCCCGCCTGGCCGACGTGGGCGACGACGAGGAGGCCTTCACCCGCACCGGCGTGGAGACCGTCGTGCGCTTCGTGGCCGAGGACCCCCGCCGGGCCCGGGTGCTCTACACCGAGGCCCTCGGCAACGAGGCCCTCGCCCGACGCCGGCTCACCACCCTCCACGACGTGGGCCTGGCCCTGACCGAGCTGGGTCGGGAGCGCCACGGCCCCCCGCCGCCGGGGGAGACGATCGGCCTGGTCGCCGCGCCCATGCTCGTGGGCGGGCTGACCGAGACCATCGTGGCCTGGCTCGACGGTCACCTCGACGTCACCCTCGACCAGCTCGTCGCCGACACGACGGCACTGTTCACCGCGACCACCGCCGCCACCCGCCAGATCACCGCCCGACGCCGGTCGTCCTGA